In a single window of the Acyrthosiphon pisum isolate AL4f chromosome X, pea_aphid_22Mar2018_4r6ur, whole genome shotgun sequence genome:
- the LOC107883712 gene encoding uncharacterized protein LOC107883712: MVTCGYCSGFWKLFSSSSVSPRKVSCSSSRFGDLSESDFSTPQRSKRNFQFVQTTVSELRQKNKCLVQKCHRLEQKICELNMIIKDQNDRLLQTISAADNCKALRSDIIEYIVAGKRPNTYSEEIRKCSVTLQYYSPKAYMYVREKFNNTLPHPRTLSRWYMAIDGKPGFTKESFDTLADFAKTKVVQCNLVIDEMSIRKQVEMDSNRNVYIIFVDLGVTSTENTDTNIQEAKNALVFILVGINGYLLEVTNWFFF, from the exons ATGGTCACTTGTGGTTATTGTAGTGGTTTCTG GAAACTATTTTCTAGTTCATCAGTGTCCCCTAGAAAAGTGTCGTGTTCTTCGTCAAGATTTGGTGACTTGTCTGAATCAGATTTTAGTACACCTCAGAGATCAaaaagaaattttcaatttgtccAAACAACAGTGTCAGAACTTCGACAAAAGAACAAATGTCTAGTTCAAAAATGCCATCGGCTCGAACAAAAAATTTGCGAATTGAATATGATTATCAAAGATCAAAATGATAGGCTATTACAAACTATTTCTGCAGCCGATAACTGTAAA gcATTAAGATcagatattattgaatatattgttGCTGGAAAGAGACCTAATACCTATAGTGAAGAAATTCGAAAATGTTCAGTAACTTTGCAATATTATTCACCCAAGGCTTATATGTATGTTAGAGAAAAGTTTAATAACACATTGCCTCACCCAAGAACATTAAGTCGGTGGTATATGGCCATTGATGGCAAACCCGGATTTACTAAAGAATCTTTTGATACATTGGCTGATTTTGCAAAAACAAAAGTAGTTCAATGTAATTTAGTGATTGATGAAATGAGTATACGAAAACAAGTAGAAATGGATAGTAATCGAAATGTGTATATAATCTTTGTTGATTTGGGTGTCACAAGTACCGAAAATacagatacaaatatacaagAGGCAAAAAATgctttagtttttatattagttgGAATAAATGGTTACCTACTGGAAGTTAccaattggttttttttttaa